TTGCCTTGCGGTTATCGTAAAAAGTATCCAATTGTTAGGTCGGCTACGGCATACGAATGTGGATCCTAATGTAGTGGATGTAATTGCCTAACACGTTTGCCAGTTTGCTTCCTAGCCCTTTCAGTTTGGCCATCATTCTCCATGCTGAGTCCATTTGTGCCAGCAGAGAGGAAAGAACGTCAATGCCAAGAGTAGATGCTTATGGGCTAATAGGTTTGGGCTGGTAGATCGATATTTCTGGGAATTACTGGCACTCTATAGAAAATTACTTCTAGAAATATTGTCAAAATCTTTAGATGTGTTTACAAATACCATTTTGGTCTTCAGAATATGGTAGCGAGGATGGGTTTGTTTATGACGATTCTGAATTGTTGATGCTCTTTATTTATCTCTATCCTGAGATTCACTGACCTTTGCTCATTGCACACACTCGTGAACCTGAGAAGAGTGGCAGAGCTAAGGGGGGTATGAAAGTTACGTTCCTCATTTCTTGAAGATGGAGTTCATCTATGTCAATTACAAAAAAAGTTTTTGCTGAGTTTTTTGGCACGTTCTGGCTCACCTTTGGAGGCTGTGGCAGTGCTATTTTTGCTGCTGTATACACCACCAGCTTAGAAGTTGGTGAAGCCAAAGAAGCCTTTCCTTTTTCTTTGGGCATTGGCTTTACAGGGGTGTCCCTGGCCTTTGGTTTAACCGTTTTGACGATGGCCTATGCCGTAGGTCACATTTCTGGCGGGCATTTCAACCCAGCCGTCTCTTTTGGACTTTGGGCTGGCAAACGTTTTCCTAGCTCAGAATTGTTGCCTTACATCATTGCTCAAGTGGTGGGTGCGATTGTTGCAGCTGGACTGTTATTCGTGATTGCTAGTGGAAACGGAACTGATTTAATCGGTGATCCCGCAGTCAATCTAAATCCCCTAGCCACAAATGGTTATGGCAATCATTCTCCGGGGCAATATAGTCTTGTTGCTTGCTTGATTGCAGAATTCTTGTTAACTATGATGTTCTTGCTGATCATCTTAGGTGCAACAGATAAACGTGCGCCTCAAGGGTTTGCTCCCGTTGCCATTGGTTTAGGCCTCACTCTGATTCATTTAATCAGTATTCCGATTACCAATACATCCGTTAACCCTGCTCGTAGTACCGGCCCCGCCTTGATTGTGGCTTTAGCTGGCAACATGCAGTTATTTCAGCAAGTTTGGCTTTTTTGGGTCGCGCCGATTGCAGGCGCGATCGCAGCTGGTTTCATCTACAACGTCTTTTTCGAAGCAGATACAACTGCAACCTCAAATGCAGATCGGAGTTTCGCAGAGCGATAATGAGAGAGAACATGGATTGTTCCGGTTCTTCTCAAATACTTTGCTGACTTTTCAATAACGATCAATGTTTGTATTGCGAGGCTATCTCGCGGCTTTAATA
The Acaryochloris marina S15 genome window above contains:
- the aqpZ gene encoding aquaporin Z, whose protein sequence is MSITKKVFAEFFGTFWLTFGGCGSAIFAAVYTTSLEVGEAKEAFPFSLGIGFTGVSLAFGLTVLTMAYAVGHISGGHFNPAVSFGLWAGKRFPSSELLPYIIAQVVGAIVAAGLLFVIASGNGTDLIGDPAVNLNPLATNGYGNHSPGQYSLVACLIAEFLLTMMFLLIILGATDKRAPQGFAPVAIGLGLTLIHLISIPITNTSVNPARSTGPALIVALAGNMQLFQQVWLFWVAPIAGAIAAGFIYNVFFEADTTATSNADRSFAER